The following nucleotide sequence is from Populus nigra chromosome 15, ddPopNigr1.1, whole genome shotgun sequence.
TTCTTCATCCCTGTAAACGCCCAAAGCAAGTAATTCTTTGTACTCCATAAGGTTCAAGTTTCTGCCACAAGCATTATCATAAGGTAGACCATCTTCAATCTTTGAGAAGACATCATTAACCATATTGAATTTGAGAATAGATGGTACCTTCCGAGGTTCCCTTAATGTGCCTTGAACAATGTTCTCCTCCTCTCGGAAAATCAAATCATACCACATTCCCTGAACCACCACAGAAATCTTAGGACTGAGATAACTTCGGCTGGCAGTAACTCCCTCGACTTCTTTCCAAGAATCTGTGCTCAATGTGTAAACCAAAGCTTTGAGATTGAGATGGCCATCGAACGATGCATCATCAATTATAAGCAATTTGTAATCACTTGTTTCAGGaacaaaaccaaacccaaaaGTACGAGGAGTGTAATGACCTAGTGTTGGGGGAAAGAGCAGAAGCCGATGTTTTCTTGTTGCTagattccataaaaaataatcaacattatGTGTGTTTTTGACATAAACACATAATAAACCATTACTAGAACCAATGCCGCGACACTTGACAACATTATTCATCAGCGACGATGGTAGGTTTCGATGCTCAGGTTTACCTTTTGCATCAGCTTCAAGCACTGATATGCCATAATTTTCTCCGAACCAAGTGTTTGTAAGCATGATAGAGTGTTTTGGACGATGTTTGCAGTGTGTGAGAATAAAGTCGGAGCTTGTAATCAGAGCCAGCCAGCGTTTACATACAACCTGGAATCGAAGTAAGGATTGCACTGGCAATCTTAACAGAGTTTCTCTAATCATATCTTCAGGTAGACAGGATCCGGCAGCCATGCTTGCTGGTGTAGCCTAACTCTTGATTTCTCTTTATGTTTTGGAAAACTGAttattaaagagagagagagaagggtcGCTTGAAGAAGGAAACTATGCAGCTGCTATTTTGTGTTAAGGctgtttttagggttttttctttctctttttatttactgAGAATTgaggaaaataaatattctccgtgttaaattaaaaaaggaaaattattttaaaataaactcatTCACCTAGCTATCAAATGAAGGTATCTCAATATGATACAATTCGATATAGGTTGAACGTAATATTATTATGCTATTATAAAGTTtgtatttgacaaaaaaaaaaaaaaaaacagaatatcCTTCATATTATTAccacaatttaattaaatatataacaGAATTATGAGCATGTAGTCTtcatacaaaacaaatatttgttaaagtaaaaaaaaaaaaaaaagaggaaaaaattcCCAAGGGTAAATCCCAGTTCTGGGAAGGGTTGATAAATAAACAGGGGCAAAGTCACATTGAGGGGCAACTGCccccttaattttattttatttttaataatttttatattaaaatattaatataatagctTAAGTCATAttttgcaaaagaaaaacagacaaTGTATTAATGTATTGTGCTGCGATTGTCTGTAATCTCTCCTCGCAAAGctcaaattaaatagaaaattttatctttgaatTCATCAAAAAATGCTTCTGGTGTTTGAATTATAAGCCGACTATCTcaaatctttcttttatttttgtttaacagatagagaaaaaaagggaTATATGATGATTTTATTCTATAGCAAAATGAAAACTAATCAAcacatataaaaaaggaaactgAAAATATTCAGAGAGTCAGAGAAaactttttgttgtttcttctaTGGTTTGTGATTATACCATCAAAACTATCTATATTTGATACTTTGATTTAGCTCCTCTATAATATCAAAGCTTCGCGGACATTCAAGGTTAAAATCTCAAGGGATTACAAACCTACATCATTTCTGTTATGAATTGTTTAAtaatatcattgacatgtagCTTAATAAGTTGGATGATTGTTTCACTCAGACGAGTACAAAGTTACTTCTTAGTGTGACATGTTTAAACTCAAATGACTTTTTCTCTACTTTCAACAAAGAAAAGCTTATTTaccttactatttttttatcccaatgAATTCTTTATAGTGGACTTTATGGTACTTGTTGACCAACTTAATACGTATATTGTTGATCTATGCAATGATGATGAGTTCTCTGATATTAAAGGTATTGTTAGTCTTacgaaaaaaatagtaaaaacaaagaatttgttatttttgttggtaTATTGCTTATCAAATTGTCATTACTTTTACAGTTGCAACTACTACAATGGAAAAAGTTTTTTCTGCCTTGCATATTAACAAGAGTACATTACGAAATAGGATGAGAGATAAGTAAATGAATGACAATTTGGTTGTATACATTGAGAAAAATATCTtcgataaaattaataataaaatcattataaaacggttttaaaatataaaaactcgaAGAGAAcaatttagtatatatatttcaaattaatttttctatataacagatgtctatataatatataatattaaatatttgttaataatttattctctcaattaaaaaattcccCAATGCATATGAATAGCTTTGCCCAACTCTCATTCTTCATTGTCCATAGCTCAAGATCGAAAATGGGTTCTTGTCCTTgaatatcatcataaaaagcACTCCTTTGTATACCATGAGCTTCAATTGGAGCTTCATCACAAGGgctgcttttattttattttgagagggtgtttaaaagtaaaataatagttattttttaaaatttaaaaacttatttttaatatcaacaaatcaaaacgattcaaaaacataaaaaattaaatttttaaaaaacataatttcaacaACAATCCCTATCCGTCACTTAGTAAACAAGTAATTATATAACTTTTTCCACAATTAATGGAAATGATAGAAAATTAAATTCTGTACTTGCATTTTTTACATGAGGACCAACTGAAGAAGGGATTTATTAAGTGGTATAACAATCAGGGTAACTGAAATTTTCTTTCAGTAACGATTTTTTGGTGGATGATCTTTTGGAAGCTCCTGAACCGGAACTCCACATGTTGTAGAGACTTCTACCACCAGCCATTCCCTTGCAAAATAGCATATATCACCCACTATTCCGGGACTGTCTCGGATGTTGGACTTGACTCGCTGTCCGATGGTGTGGATCACAACTAGACACCTGCTTCAGGAAGTCGGATGGGAATCCACACCATCGGCCATATTGTCAAGTCCAACGATCACTCATCCGAGCCAGTCATGAAACACGTCCCAAATCttaaaacataatatatcaTAGACCCTTCACGCTTTTGCAGCTAATTCATAATTGGTAGCAAGCAggaaagaaaatgcaaaattgTTTATGAATCAGTAATATCCAAAATACATCACTTGCAAAGtttcaactttttaaaaaacaatgc
It contains:
- the LOC133673776 gene encoding F-box protein At3g22700-like, coding for MAAGSCLPEDMIRETLLRLPVQSLLRFQVVCKRWLALITSSDFILTHCKHRPKHSIMLTNTWFGENYGISVLEADAKGKPEHRNLPSSLMNNVVKCRGIGSSNGLLCVYVKNTHNVDYFLWNLATRKHRLLLFPPTLGHYTPRTFGFGFVPETSDYKLLIIDDASFDGHLNLKALVYTLSTDSWKEVEGVTASRSYLSPKISVVVQGMWYDLIFREEENIVQGTLREPRKVPSILKFNMVNDVFSKIEDGLPYDNACGRNLNLMEYKELLALGVYRDEETTFELEIWTSMKNEYCWTKLFVCRPLPKIMTMIPLGFRNDKEIILSDYSTELFYDILQLYDPSTQESSVVSTYEDFIYFDAHNYVESLVSVDAWSSNCMQMFS